The Amycolatopsis coloradensis sequence CTGCTTGACGGCCTTGGCGCGGCCGGCGCCGACGTCGGAACCGGCGTCGGGCTCGGTGAGCACCATGGTGGCGCCCCAGCCGCGGTCGATCATGATCTGCGCCCAGCGCTTCTGCTCGTCGGTGCCGTTCTTGTCGACGATGCCGGCGAAGTTCGGGCCCGCCATGTACATGAACAGCGGCGCGTTGGCGCCGAGGATCAGCTCGGCCGCGGCCCACTGCACGGTCGGGGGCAGGCCGAAGCCGCCCAGCTCGTTCGGCAGGCCCAGCCGCCACCATTCGCCGTCCATCAGCGCCTGGTAGCTCTTCTTGAACGACTCGGGGATCTTCACCGAGAAGGTCTTCGGGTCGTACACCGGCGGGTTGCGGTCCGCGTCGGCGTACGAGTCGGCGAGGGGACCGGAAGCGAGCTTGTTCAGCTCGGTCAGCACGCCGCGGGCGGTCTCCTCGTCGGATTCCGCGAGGACGCCCTTGCCGAGGCGGTCCTGCACGCCGAGTACCTCGAAGAGGTTGAACTCCAGGTCTCGGACGTTGCTCTTGTAGTGGCCCATTTCGTCACTCCAATGTGTTCGGCTCCCCGGCCGGGCACACGTCCCCTACTCGCCGGTAACTTCAGGATATTACCTGTGGGTAACCGGCGGCAAGTGAATGGCCACTGTTGTGATGTGTAAATCAGCAATATGGGGGGCTCAGCGGGAGGACGGCGCGATCGAAGTGGTCGCGGGCGGCTCGACCGGCGTGTGCGCGTCGTCCGGGTTCGTGACCAGGATGCCGGAGCGGAACGCGATCGTCACCGCGTGTGTCCGGTCGCGGGCCGAAAGCTTGCGCAGGATGCTCTTGACGTGCGTCCGCACGGTTTCCACGGACAGGAACAGGATCTTCGCGATCCCGGAGTTCTCCAGCCCTTCCGCCACCAGTTGCAGGACCTGGTACTCGCGTCGGGACAGCGGCATCAGGCCGCGCGCGGTCGCCGGTTTGGGGGCGTCGCCCGGCTTCGGGAGCACGGGCTGGCGTTTCGGCCGCGCGGTCAGCGCCGCCAGCGTCGGGTCGATGTAGCGGCGGTCGCTGTGCGCGCGCCGGATCGCCTCGGTCAGGTGCCGCCCGTCGGTCGCCCGCGGCACGATCGCGTGCACGCCCGCCGCGATCGCCGCGGCGAGGTACTGCTGGGTGCGGTTGGTGTCCCTGATCATCGTGATGATGACCAGGGCCGGGTCGCCGCCGCTGAGCAGGCGGGACAGGTGGCAGTTCGGGTCGAGCGCCGAATCCAGCACGATGACGTCCGGTTTGAGCTGTTCGCACAGTTGGAGCGCCGCGTGATGGCTGGTCGCGTGCCCGAGCCACTGCAGGCCCGGTGTGCGGTGGACCAGCGAGCTCAGGCCCTCGCAGAAGATCGGGATCGGATCGACGGCGGCCACGCCGAGTCCGCGACCGCCTGGTGACAGTCCGCCAGGCCTGCCGGCCTGTGTTCGGTTCGGCTCGATGCTTCGCATCACGGACCCCTCCGTTTTCCTGCCCCGCCATCTCCGGACGAGAAGACTCGAAAGCCATTCGGTGACCACCGCCCCCCGGCGTGGTCACCCTCGTCAACCGGTCCCCCCTGCGGGACCGGACAGAGATGACACCTCGTAACTATTACGAGTCAGTAGGTCGGATCACGTGACGCGATATCCCCCTCATAGATGTATCGCCGCGTCGCGGCAAACTCTGCGTATCAGCTGGTTGTGGATCTCTTGCTCAAATGAGCCCGCTAAGGGCGGAACTTGACATGTTCGCTACTCAGAGTGGACTTCGGTGCGAAGGCGGCCGAATTCGTCTCCGAGTGCCGCGGGCGTCCAATGCGCGTTCAGCCCGCTGGGATTGGGAAGGACCCAGACCCGTGCCCCGCCGATCTCGCCGTCCTGCGGGCCGATCTTCGCCTTCGGCAGCCCGAACGCCGTCCGGAAGGCCGTGATCCCGACCACGGCG is a genomic window containing:
- a CDS encoding response regulator transcription factor; translation: MRSIEPNRTQAGRPGGLSPGGRGLGVAAVDPIPIFCEGLSSLVHRTPGLQWLGHATSHHAALQLCEQLKPDVIVLDSALDPNCHLSRLLSGGDPALVIITMIRDTNRTQQYLAAAIAAGVHAIVPRATDGRHLTEAIRRAHSDRRYIDPTLAALTARPKRQPVLPKPGDAPKPATARGLMPLSRREYQVLQLVAEGLENSGIAKILFLSVETVRTHVKSILRKLSARDRTHAVTIAFRSGILVTNPDDAHTPVEPPATTSIAPSSR